One region of Osmia lignaria lignaria isolate PbOS001 chromosome 7, iyOsmLign1, whole genome shotgun sequence genomic DNA includes:
- the LOC117604317 gene encoding UPF0415 protein C7orf25 homolog, producing MEEKVELLKCLEEKIDSGKATVDRLKLVGKIDGVEKLVRKIQQEIRFLEKVQSTGNVKKEHLQSTNLIHLNAIVARLFCANEPTNVLKPFKYQKSRLEVDIVCNGGASWVKVIARNARALTLISMGNGEYGQKSVLDQASSFLQCAKCYPYLYRPPEIVFHFAYGIEIPLAKNLELMGVAVEGDRIECEEEKSMDIHDIDEKFSTRMYTSEFNGEPLDESKRNTNSNLDTLNVSPLETEIKILNLDVSTLLAYVTNMTNGYDHFIYREPLLTQQAEMERKRPVKPILESIFKDKELIVCQTAYENFMNIIDVIGGPKETLRAKELLSRVRIVNDIPAGRIIEKLNLGGKIKDRSRLVFATGENTKSITVSANEGFVRAARMQGIECTVFLHEPRSLSEIKEGYATKISPS from the exons ATGGAGGAAAAGGTTGAGCTACTGAAATGTCTCGAGGAAAAAATAGACAGTGGCAAAGCGACGGTAGATCGGCTGAAACTCGTAGGAAAGATCGATGGGGTTGAGAAACTCGTACGAAAGATtcaacaagagattagattttTAGAAAAG GTACAATCTACAGGGAATGTGAAGAAAGAACATCTGCAGAGCACAAATTTGATTCATTTGAATGCTATTGTAGCACGGCTCTTCTGTGCCAATGAACCCACCAATGTTCTGAAACCATTCAAATATCAGAAATCACGTTTagaagtagatatagtatgcaATGGTGGTGCCTCTTGGGTAAAAGTTATCGCTAGAAATGCCAGAGCTCTTACCTTGATCTCAATGGGCAACGGAGAATACGGTCAGAAATCTGTGCTTGACCAGGCTTCTTCTTTCTTGCAATGCGCAAAATGTTATCCGTATCTTTATAGACCGCCAGAAATTGTATTCCATTTTGCTTATGGCATAGAAATACCTTTAGCTAAAAATTTGGAGCTTATGGGAGTAGCGGTTGAAGGAGATAGGATTGAatgcgaagaagaaaaaagcaTGGACATACATG ATATAGACGAAAAATTCTCAACACGGATGTACACGTCAGAATTCAATGGAGAACCATTGGACGAATCGAAAAGGAATACAAACTCGAATCTAGACACCCTTAATGTTTCTCCTCTGGAAACTGAAATAAAGATCCTTAATTTGGATGTATCAACTTTATTAGCATACGTGACAAATATGACTAATGGGTATGATCATTTTATTTATCGTGAACCGTTGCTTACGCAACAAGCGGAAATGGAGAGAAAACGTCCAGTGAAGCCAATATTAGAAAGCATATTTAAAGATAAAGAACTGATAGTCTGCCAGACtgcttatgaaaattttatgaacATCATAGATGTTATTGGCGGACCTAAAGAGACTCTCAGGGCGAAAGAATTACTTAGTAGAGTTCGGATCGTGAACGATATACCCGCTGGCAGAATCATAGAGAAATTAAATTTGGGTGGTAAAATCAAAGACAGATCTAGACTGGTGTTTGCCACCGGTGAAAATACGAAAAGTATCACGGTATCGGCTAACGAAGGATTTGTTAGAGCAGCACGTATGCAG GGTATTGAATGCACAGTTTTCTTGCATGAACCTAGATCTCTTTCAGAGATTAAAGAGGGCTATGCTACAAAGATAAGCCCATCTTGA
- the LOC143305426 gene encoding uncharacterized protein LOC143305426 yields the protein MREEGRNKRKMQNIRADAFCYLIVAMLFLAPFSYADSSSENRTSGMRRCDTQKALDQCGPNERCVQNSKDEEAQCMCQIGFELENGQCIHLATTTMVSITTVQSDVKVDSGGSSVAAGLLIPTFLVVIGVLLYLGARRYKWLQRFRLFRPNRYGNVLVTRDDDDDDDPPIA from the exons ATgagagaagaaggaaggaaCAAAAGGAAAATGCAAAACATTCGAGCCGATGCATTCTGCTATCTCATCGTGGCAATGCTTTTTCTGGCGCCATTCAGTTACGCAG ATTCTTCGTCGGAGAACAGGACGAGCGGGATGAGACGATGCGACACGCAAAAGGCATTGGATCAATGCGGTCCGAACGAAAGATGCGTTCAAAATTCGAAGGACGAGGAAGCGCAGTGCATGTGCCAGATTGGTTTTGAACTGGAGAACGGCCAGTGTATACACCTTGCCACTACCACGATGGTTAGCATCACTACCGTTCAATCGGACGTCAAAGTGGACTCAGGAG GTAGTTCTGTAGCTGCTGGTTTGTTAATACCAACCTTCCTCGTAGTAATCGGTGTGCTGCTCTACCTCGGCGCGAGACGATACAAGTGGCTGCAACGATTTCGGCTCTTCCGCCCGAATCGTTACGGTAATGTGCTAGTCACGAGagacgacgatgacgatgacgaccCGCCGATAGCGTGA
- the LOC117604321 gene encoding tetratricopeptide repeat protein 12-like produces the protein MREETVLNLKWHSFPSHLAVSLDTCYEKQQFVDLSLKLCIMDEVEDELDEKIKEGEEMISNLTADKHVTEEEFQNFMHRVNEVEKIVKKLASPDPEEQKHGQILADEILETKPTKDFSEDDELKVKVNRTVINKYSKDENITDEQMSREAFMSSVEKDAKERAESRKIRNERAETMKRIGNGAFKEENYEKAVTYYSKALEQRKDSSVLWNNRALSYIRLGLYEKALDDCEWALKIHEANLKALLNSAKCYKKLGNEMKYKEYIRLARERNPHFNKFINEFEEGTDGCVDEQT, from the exons ATGAGGGAAGAAACGGTGTTGAACTTAAAGTGGCACAGTTTCCCGTCGCATTTAGCGGTTTCCCTCGATACGTGTTACGAGAAGCAACAGTTTGTAGATCTTTCCTTA AAATTGTGTATAATGGATGAGGTTGAA GACGAACTggacgaaaaaataaaagaaggcgAAGAAATGATAAGCAATCTAACTGCTGATAAACACGTAACGGAggaagaattccaaaattttatgcATCGCGTTAACGAAGTTG agAAAATTGTGAAGAAATTAGCATCTCCCGACCCTGAGGAACAAAAACACGGTCAGATATTGGCGGACGAAATTTTAGAAACGAAACCGACCAAGGACTTCTCTGAAGATGACGAATTGAAAGTAAAGGTCAATCGTACAGTGATCAACAAATATTCAAAAGATGAGAACATCACCGACGAACAAATGTCACGAG aaGCGTTTATGTCGAGTGTAGAGAAGGATGCGAAGGAAAGAGCGGAGAGTCGAAAAATTCGAAACGAACGAGCGGAAACGATGAAAAGGATCGGCAATGGAGCATTTAAGgaggaaaattatgaaaaagctGTGACTTATTACAGCAAAGCACTGGAACAACGAAAAGATTCGTCCGTGTTATGGAATAACAGAGCTTTATCGTACATTCGTCTTGGATTGTACGAAAAAGCTTTAGACGACTGCGAATGGGCATTAAAAATACACGAGGCGAATTTAAAGGCACTTTTAAATAGCGCTAAATGTTACAAAAAGCTTGGAAACGAGATGAAATATAAAGAGTACATTCGATTAGCGAGAGAAAGAAATCCACACTTCAACAAATTTATTAACG AATTTGAAGAAGGTACGGATGGGTGCGTGGACGAACAAACCTAA